A single region of the Arthrobacter sp. PAMC25564 genome encodes:
- a CDS encoding biotin carboxylase N-terminal domain-containing protein has protein sequence MSEQSANPAPSAAGGTHRLSKVLIANRGEIAVRIIRAARDEGITAVAVYADPDRDALHVKLADEAYALGGNTAAESYLVMDKLIEVAHRSGADAIHPGYGFLAENAEFAAKVIEAGITWIGPSPAAIAALGDKVQARHIAEKVGAPQVPGTADPVESAEEILEFVDKFGLPVAIKAAFGGGGRGIKVARTREEIPELFESAVREATAAFGRGECFIERFLDAPRHVETQCLADAYGNVVVVSTRDCSLQRRNQKLVEEAPAPFLTEEQNRRLYDSSKAILKEAGYLGAGTCEFLVGQDGTISFLEVNTRLQVEHCVSEEVTGIDLVREQFRLARGEELGYGDPEVRGHSIEFRITGEDPGRNFMPAPGTITRLLNPTGPGVRIDSGVEQGDVISGNFDSMLSKLIVTGATRPQALQRARRALQEMVVEGIPTVIPFDLAVVTNPDFAPAEGPFKVHTRWIETAFVNDIPAWTPTGTDVEAADAGERQRVVVEVGGKRLEVVLPASLGSLGGPGGAKPAKAKKRSRTGGAVVAASGNALTSPMQGTIVKVAVDEGAVVTEGDLIVVLEAMKMEQPLTAHRSGIVISLSASAGETVSAGAIIALIEDAAAE, from the coding sequence ATTTCGGAGCAGTCCGCAAACCCCGCACCCTCAGCAGCAGGTGGCACCCACCGGCTGAGCAAGGTGTTGATCGCCAACCGCGGCGAAATCGCCGTGCGCATCATCCGCGCCGCCCGCGATGAGGGCATCACCGCCGTGGCCGTCTATGCGGACCCGGACCGCGACGCACTGCACGTCAAGCTCGCCGACGAGGCGTACGCGCTCGGGGGCAACACCGCCGCCGAGTCCTACCTCGTGATGGACAAGCTGATCGAGGTGGCCCACCGGTCCGGCGCGGACGCGATCCACCCGGGCTACGGCTTCCTGGCCGAGAACGCCGAATTCGCCGCCAAGGTGATCGAGGCCGGCATCACCTGGATCGGCCCCTCCCCCGCGGCGATCGCCGCCCTGGGCGACAAGGTCCAGGCCCGCCACATCGCCGAGAAGGTGGGCGCCCCGCAGGTTCCCGGCACGGCGGACCCGGTGGAGTCCGCCGAGGAAATCCTCGAGTTCGTGGACAAGTTCGGCCTGCCCGTGGCCATCAAGGCAGCGTTCGGCGGCGGTGGCCGCGGCATCAAGGTGGCCCGTACCCGCGAGGAAATCCCCGAACTCTTCGAATCGGCCGTGCGTGAGGCCACCGCAGCCTTCGGCCGCGGCGAGTGCTTCATCGAACGCTTCCTCGACGCCCCGCGCCATGTCGAGACCCAATGCCTCGCCGACGCCTATGGCAACGTCGTGGTGGTCTCCACCCGTGACTGCTCGCTGCAGCGCCGCAACCAGAAGCTCGTCGAGGAAGCCCCGGCCCCGTTTCTCACCGAAGAGCAGAACCGCCGCCTCTACGATTCCTCCAAGGCCATCCTCAAGGAAGCCGGCTACCTCGGCGCGGGCACCTGCGAATTCCTCGTGGGCCAGGATGGCACCATCTCCTTCCTCGAGGTCAACACCCGCCTCCAGGTGGAGCACTGCGTCTCCGAGGAAGTCACCGGGATCGACCTGGTCCGTGAACAGTTCCGGCTGGCCCGCGGCGAGGAGCTCGGTTACGGGGACCCCGAGGTCCGCGGCCACTCCATCGAATTCCGCATCACCGGCGAGGACCCGGGGCGGAACTTCATGCCTGCCCCGGGGACCATCACCCGGCTGTTGAACCCCACCGGCCCCGGCGTCCGCATCGACTCCGGCGTGGAGCAGGGTGACGTCATCAGCGGCAACTTCGACTCGATGCTCTCTAAACTGATCGTTACCGGCGCCACCCGCCCGCAGGCCCTCCAGCGCGCCCGCCGGGCCCTCCAGGAGATGGTGGTCGAAGGCATCCCCACCGTCATCCCGTTCGATCTCGCCGTCGTCACCAACCCCGACTTCGCTCCCGCCGAAGGCCCGTTCAAGGTGCACACCCGCTGGATCGAGACGGCCTTCGTCAACGACATCCCCGCCTGGACACCCACCGGAACCGATGTCGAAGCGGCCGACGCCGGCGAACGCCAGCGCGTCGTCGTCGAGGTCGGCGGCAAACGCCTTGAAGTGGTCCTGCCGGCGTCGCTCGGTTCCCTCGGCGGTCCGGGCGGCGCCAAGCCCGCCAAGGCCAAGAAGCGCTCCCGCACCGGCGGCGCGGTGGTTGCCGCCAGCGGCAACGCCCTGACCTCCCCCATGCAGGGCACCATCGTGAAGGTGGCCGTGGACGAGGGCGCGGTCGTCACCGAGGGCGACCTCATCGTCGTGCTCGAGGCGATGAAAATGGAACAGCCGTTGACCGCACACCGTTCCGGAATCGTGATCAGCCTGTCAGCCTCTGCCGGCGAGACCGTCTCCGCCGGCGCCATCATCGCCCTGATCGAGGATGCCGCAGCAGAGTAG
- a CDS encoding cytochrome b N-terminal domain-containing protein, giving the protein MTGQATPAHGLPVEDSDAHTWTGRARKWMLGKLPPDKLLPEDQPSYVMSWAYVFGMGAIASLLWIIISGVVLGLNGPQWYHVSSLGSFVNSTHLWSVELFFIFMVVHLWLKFWMAAWRGGRVLTWITGMLSFVVSIVAAFTGYLLQTNFDSQWIAFEAKDALNAVGVGAWFNVANLGQIFVWHITLLPLAVGAVVVLHVLLVRVHGVAPPLEAAEGDAQLLHAGPDSTEPKDVVR; this is encoded by the coding sequence ATGACCGGCCAGGCCACACCGGCGCACGGGTTGCCGGTGGAGGACAGCGACGCGCACACGTGGACCGGCAGGGCCCGCAAGTGGATGCTCGGGAAGCTTCCGCCGGACAAGCTCCTGCCCGAGGACCAGCCAAGCTATGTCATGTCCTGGGCTTATGTCTTCGGGATGGGGGCCATCGCCTCGCTGCTGTGGATCATCATTTCCGGGGTCGTGCTGGGATTGAACGGTCCCCAGTGGTATCACGTGTCTTCGCTGGGCAGCTTCGTCAACAGCACCCATCTGTGGAGCGTGGAATTGTTCTTCATCTTCATGGTGGTGCACCTCTGGCTGAAGTTCTGGATGGCGGCCTGGCGCGGTGGCCGGGTCCTGACCTGGATCACCGGGATGCTCTCGTTCGTCGTCTCCATCGTGGCGGCCTTCACCGGGTATCTGCTTCAGACGAACTTCGATTCCCAGTGGATTGCCTTCGAAGCCAAGGACGCGCTGAACGCCGTCGGAGTCGGTGCCTGGTTCAACGTGGCCAACCTCGGACAGATCTTCGTATGGCACATCACCCTGTTGCCCCTGGCCGTGGGCGCCGTAGTCGTCCTGCACGTCCTGCTGGTCCGGGTCCACGGGGTGGCACCCCCGTTGGAGGCAGCCGAGGGCGATGCCCAGTTGTTGCACGCTGGCCCGGACTCCACCGAACCCAAGGACGTAGTGCGATGA
- a CDS encoding nucleoside triphosphate pyrophosphatase, translating to MTRLILASQSPARTKLLTHAGIVHEVLVSDVDEDAVQARYGVTDPHDTALLLARAKAEAVASLPEAEGALVIGCDSVFEFDGEAHGKPYTAEVAKERMLRMSGSMGVLYTGHWLVDCRDTDSDSAPGSGATLGSVASAEVHFMEMSEAEIDAYIATEEPLQCAGSFTIDGYGGAFIRKVDGDPHTVVGLSISTLRGLLGQAKVGITELWGGGAVDPADVRAE from the coding sequence GTGACCCGCCTCATTCTTGCCTCCCAGTCCCCCGCCCGCACGAAACTGCTGACCCACGCCGGCATCGTCCACGAGGTCCTCGTCTCCGATGTCGACGAGGACGCGGTCCAGGCCCGCTACGGCGTGACCGACCCGCACGACACCGCCCTGCTGCTGGCCCGGGCCAAGGCCGAGGCCGTCGCCTCGCTGCCCGAGGCGGAGGGCGCCCTGGTGATCGGCTGCGATTCGGTCTTCGAGTTCGACGGCGAGGCGCACGGCAAGCCGTACACGGCCGAGGTCGCCAAGGAGCGGATGCTGCGGATGAGCGGCAGCATGGGCGTGCTGTACACGGGCCACTGGCTCGTGGACTGCCGGGACACCGACAGCGACAGCGCGCCCGGCTCCGGGGCGACGCTGGGCTCCGTGGCCTCCGCCGAGGTGCACTTCATGGAGATGAGCGAGGCGGAAATCGACGCCTACATCGCCACCGAAGAGCCGCTCCAGTGCGCCGGCTCCTTCACGATCGACGGCTACGGCGGGGCCTTCATCCGCAAGGTCGACGGCGACCCCCACACCGTCGTCGGGCTGTCCATTTCCACCCTCCGCGGGCTGCTCGGCCAGGCCAAGGTGGGCATCACAGAACTGTGGGGCGGCGGGGCCGTGGATCCGGCGGACGTCCGTGCTGAGTGA
- a CDS encoding glutamine amidotransferase, with protein MKPFLLLASRAEDAAAEDEYGAYLRYTGLEPEQLHRIRMEAAPLPELDLTKYSGVIVGGSPFTSSDPDEHKSATQHRVERELAALLDRIVPGDFPFLGACYGVGTLGLHQGAVIDRTYGEGLGAVMISLTPEGLQDPLLKGMPEQFIAFAGHKEACTVLPPHAVLLASSAACPVQMFRIRTNLYATQFHPELDADGLITRIDIYRHAGYFPPESAEELMASARGFSATEPMAILRNFVERYAA; from the coding sequence GTGAAGCCATTCCTGCTCCTCGCCTCGCGCGCAGAAGACGCCGCCGCCGAGGACGAATACGGCGCCTACCTGCGCTACACGGGGCTTGAGCCGGAGCAGCTGCACCGCATCCGGATGGAAGCCGCCCCGCTCCCGGAGCTGGACCTCACGAAGTATTCCGGAGTGATCGTGGGCGGCAGCCCCTTCACCTCCAGCGATCCCGACGAACACAAGAGCGCGACGCAGCACCGGGTTGAGCGGGAGCTCGCGGCGCTGCTGGACCGGATCGTGCCCGGGGACTTCCCCTTCCTGGGCGCCTGCTACGGGGTCGGGACGCTGGGCCTGCACCAGGGCGCTGTGATCGACAGGACCTACGGCGAAGGCCTGGGCGCGGTGATGATCTCCCTGACGCCGGAGGGGCTGCAGGATCCCCTGCTGAAAGGGATGCCGGAGCAGTTCATCGCGTTCGCCGGCCACAAGGAGGCGTGCACTGTCCTGCCGCCGCACGCCGTGCTGCTGGCAAGCTCCGCCGCCTGCCCGGTTCAGATGTTCCGGATCCGCACCAACCTCTATGCCACCCAGTTCCACCCGGAGCTCGACGCCGACGGGCTCATCACGCGGATCGATATCTACCGCCACGCCGGCTATTTCCCGCCCGAGTCCGCGGAGGAGCTGATGGCCAGCGCCCGAGGATTCAGCGCGACCGAGCCGATGGCAATCCTGCGCAACTTCGTGGAGCGCTACGCGGCCTGA